A window of Streptomyces armeniacus contains these coding sequences:
- a CDS encoding 6-phosphofructokinase, with product MRVGVLTGGGDCPGLNAVMRAVVRKGVQQYDYGFLGFRDGWRGPLEGDTVPLDIPAVRGTLPRGGTILGSSRTNPFNEENGVRRIRENLAKHEVDALIAIGGEDTLGVAARLTDEFGIHCVGVPKTIDNDLSATDYTFGFDTAVHVATEAIDRLHTTAESHMRVLVVEVMGRHAGWIALHSGLAGGANCILIPEQRFDVEQVCGWVESRFKASYAPIVVVAEGAMPKDGQMVLKDGSKDSFGHVRLSGVGEWLAKEIEARTGKEARTTVLGHIQRGGTPSAFDRWLATRFGLHAIDAVRDGDWGTMVALRGTDIVRVPLAEATAKLKTVSPELYEEAGVFFG from the coding sequence ATGCGGGTCGGAGTGCTGACCGGTGGCGGAGACTGCCCCGGGCTCAATGCGGTCATGCGGGCCGTGGTCCGTAAAGGAGTTCAGCAGTACGACTATGGCTTCCTCGGGTTCCGGGACGGATGGCGCGGTCCGCTGGAGGGGGACACCGTGCCGCTCGACATCCCCGCCGTCCGCGGCACGCTGCCGCGCGGCGGCACGATCCTGGGCTCCTCGCGTACCAACCCGTTCAACGAGGAGAACGGCGTCCGCCGGATCCGGGAGAACCTCGCCAAGCACGAGGTCGACGCGCTGATCGCGATCGGTGGTGAGGACACGCTCGGTGTGGCGGCCCGGCTCACCGACGAGTTCGGCATCCACTGCGTCGGCGTGCCCAAGACCATCGACAACGACCTGTCCGCCACCGACTACACCTTCGGCTTCGACACCGCCGTCCATGTGGCCACCGAGGCCATCGACCGGCTGCACACCACCGCCGAGTCCCACATGCGGGTGCTGGTGGTGGAGGTCATGGGCCGGCACGCGGGCTGGATCGCCCTGCACTCCGGCCTCGCGGGCGGCGCCAACTGCATCCTCATCCCCGAGCAGCGCTTCGACGTCGAGCAGGTCTGCGGCTGGGTGGAGTCGCGGTTCAAGGCGAGTTACGCGCCGATCGTGGTCGTCGCGGAGGGCGCGATGCCCAAGGACGGCCAGATGGTGCTGAAGGACGGGTCGAAGGACTCGTTCGGGCACGTCCGGCTGTCCGGCGTCGGCGAGTGGCTCGCCAAGGAGATCGAGGCGCGTACGGGCAAGGAGGCGCGTACGACCGTGCTGGGGCACATCCAGCGCGGCGGCACGCCCAGCGCCTTCGACCGCTGGCTCGCCACCCGCTTCGGGCTGCACGCGATCGACGCGGTGCGGGACGGCGACTGGGGCACCATGGTGGCGCTGCGCGGCACCGACATCGTGCGGGTGCCGCTCGCGGAAGCGACGGCCAAGCTGAAGACGGTTTCGCCCGAACTGTACGAGGAGGCGGGCGTGTTCTTCGGCTGA
- a CDS encoding response regulator — MVVDDHPMWRDAVARDLGEAGFEVVATAGDGEQAVRRALAAAPDVLVLDLNLPGRPGVEVCRELAGADQKLRVLVLSASGEHADVLEAVKSGATGYLVKSASTEELVDAVRRTADGDPVFTPGLAGLVLGEYRRLATEPAASAATPADSGVPQLTERETEVLRLVAKGLSYRQIAERLVISHRTVQNHVQNTLGKLQLHNRVELVRYAIERGLDGED; from the coding sequence ATGGTCGTCGACGACCACCCGATGTGGCGCGACGCGGTCGCCCGCGACCTGGGCGAGGCCGGCTTCGAGGTGGTGGCCACGGCGGGCGACGGCGAGCAGGCCGTACGCCGCGCGCTGGCCGCCGCACCCGACGTGCTGGTGCTGGACCTCAACCTGCCCGGCAGGCCGGGCGTCGAGGTCTGCCGCGAACTGGCCGGCGCCGACCAGAAGTTGCGGGTGCTGGTGCTCTCGGCGAGCGGCGAGCACGCGGACGTGCTGGAGGCCGTGAAGTCCGGCGCGACCGGCTACCTGGTGAAGTCGGCGAGCACCGAGGAGCTGGTGGACGCGGTGCGCCGTACGGCCGACGGCGACCCGGTGTTCACGCCCGGACTGGCCGGACTGGTGCTGGGCGAGTACCGGAGGCTGGCCACCGAGCCGGCGGCGTCCGCGGCGACGCCCGCGGACTCCGGCGTTCCGCAGCTGACGGAGCGCGAGACCGAGGTGCTGCGGCTGGTCGCGAAGGGGCTCAGCTACCGGCAGATCGCCGAACGGCTGGTGATATCGCACCGGACCGTGCAGAACCACGTGCAGAACACCCTGGGCAAGCTGCAGTTGCACAACCGCGTCGAGCTGGTGCGGTACGCGATCGAGCGCGGCCTGGACGGCGAGGACTGA